A single window of Tolypothrix sp. NIES-4075 DNA harbors:
- a CDS encoding FitA-like ribbon-helix-helix domain-containing protein, with protein MTNIIIPNLDDDIKSRLQKRAEKHGRSLEEEVKEILRIALSENNEHSLNLATMIEQRFANLGEFELPEIKREPIFTVSTFEE; from the coding sequence ATGACTAATATCATTATCCCTAATCTTGATGATGACATCAAATCTCGTCTGCAAAAACGAGCCGAAAAACATGGTCGTTCCCTTGAAGAAGAAGTCAAAGAAATTCTCCGCATCGCTTTGTCAGAAAATAACGAACATTCCTTAAACCTAGCGACTATGATTGAGCAGCGTTTTGCGAACTTGGGAGAATTTGAATTACCGGAAATCAAGAGAGAACCTATCTTCACAGTATCAACCTTTGAAGAATGA
- a CDS encoding type II toxin-antitoxin system VapC family toxin yields the protein MIILDTNVLSELMKPKKSEIVRNWAAQQSVMNFFTTTITQAEILYGIALLPAGKRRSELSQAAQLMFLEDFAERVLPFDGGAAVAFANIASQRRHNGTPISQADAQIAAICYIHKATIATRNISDFQGCGISIINPWEVPKEVMED from the coding sequence ATGATTATTCTTGATACTAACGTGTTGTCAGAACTTATGAAGCCTAAAAAGTCTGAAATAGTTCGTAATTGGGCTGCTCAACAATCCGTAATGAATTTCTTTACTACAACAATCACTCAAGCAGAAATCCTTTATGGTATTGCCCTACTCCCTGCGGGAAAACGCCGTTCGGAACTTAGCCAAGCAGCACAGCTGATGTTTTTAGAAGATTTTGCTGAACGTGTTCTTCCCTTTGATGGAGGTGCTGCTGTCGCTTTTGCCAATATTGCATCCCAAAGACGACACAATGGCACTCCTATTTCCCAAGCTGATGCTCAGATTGCTGCTATTTGTTACATACATAAAGCAACCATCGCAACACGTAATATCTCTGACTTTCAAGGATGCGGTATTTCCATTATTAATCCTTGGGAAGTTCCCAAAGAAGTAATGGAAGATTAA
- a CDS encoding J domain-containing protein, producing MDLGDCYRVLGLRSGASFVDIKTSYRRLAQQYHPDINPGDKKAQDKFIALTEAYKLLLTVVPPEEMAQRSTQPQEKAPQSTKTKRPEPVVTVTQEKPMPKPPPKPTPKPPNLVEIEQRLKWKTYEQLQRFLKERRFPQAIALAEALAERLPEDAEVRQWQAIAYQIWGRALIKEKQLLKARIYLKKALKTDPNNKSLSQEVERDFQKLEQVF from the coding sequence ATGGATCTTGGAGATTGCTACCGTGTATTAGGTTTAAGGTCGGGAGCCTCGTTTGTTGACATCAAAACGTCTTACCGACGGCTGGCGCAGCAATATCATCCCGATATAAATCCAGGTGATAAAAAAGCTCAAGACAAATTTATTGCTTTGACAGAGGCTTACAAGTTGCTTTTGACGGTTGTACCGCCAGAGGAAATGGCTCAACGGTCAACTCAGCCGCAAGAAAAGGCGCCTCAGTCAACAAAGACAAAGCGTCCAGAACCTGTAGTCACGGTGACACAGGAGAAACCGATGCCAAAACCGCCACCAAAACCGACACCAAAGCCGCCTAATTTGGTGGAAATAGAACAGCGGCTGAAGTGGAAGACTTATGAGCAGTTGCAGCGGTTTTTGAAAGAAAGAAGGTTTCCGCAAGCGATCGCGCTGGCGGAAGCTTTGGCTGAACGTTTACCTGAAGATGCCGAGGTGCGACAATGGCAAGCGATCGCCTATCAAATTTGGGGACGAGCGTTAATTAAAGAAAAACAACTGCTCAAAGCCAGAATTTATCTAAAAAAAGCCCTAAAGACTGACCCCAATAACAAGTCTCTTTCCCAAGAGGTAGAGCGCGACTTCCAAAAGTTAGAACAGGTTTTTTGA
- a CDS encoding ATP-dependent Clp protease proteolytic subunit, which translates to MPIGVPKVPYRMPGEQYTQWVDIYNRLYRERIIFLGRDIDDEIANQIIAVMLYLDSEDPGKDIQLYINSPGGMVTSGLAIYDTMQHIKSDVVTICVGLAASMGSFLLAAGTKGKRLALPHSRIMIHQPSGGTRGQASDIEIEAREILRIRHQLNNIYADNTGQTLAKIEKDMDRDFFMSAAEAKEYGLIDRVIEDRP; encoded by the coding sequence ATGCCTATAGGCGTTCCTAAAGTTCCCTACCGGATGCCAGGGGAACAATATACACAGTGGGTTGATATTTACAATCGTCTTTACCGGGAACGGATTATTTTCTTGGGACGAGACATTGATGATGAAATTGCCAACCAAATCATCGCTGTAATGCTGTATTTGGATTCGGAAGATCCAGGTAAGGATATTCAACTATACATCAATTCCCCCGGTGGAATGGTGACATCTGGTTTGGCGATTTACGATACAATGCAGCACATCAAATCAGATGTGGTTACGATTTGTGTCGGTTTAGCTGCGTCGATGGGTTCGTTTCTGCTAGCAGCTGGTACTAAAGGTAAACGGCTTGCATTGCCTCACTCACGAATCATGATTCACCAACCTTCTGGTGGAACTCGCGGACAAGCATCTGATATCGAAATTGAGGCAAGAGAAATTCTCCGGATTCGTCATCAGCTAAATAATATTTACGCTGATAACACCGGTCAAACTTTAGCAAAAATTGAAAAAGACATGGATCGTGACTTTTTCATGTCTGCTGCTGAAGCGAAAGAGTACGGTTTAATCGACCGTGTGATTGAAGACCGACCGTAG
- a CDS encoding ATP-dependent Clp protease proteolytic subunit: MDISPIKAVQAPYGGDNFYRTPPPDLPSLLLKERIVYLGMPLVPAVTELIVAELLYLQSDDPEKPIKIYINSTGTSGYSGDPVGFETEAFAIYDTMRYIKPAIHTICIGSAMGMAAMLLSAGTKGCRASLPNASIILHQPKSYAQGQATDIQIRAKEVLANKASLVDILSTTTGQPPERITKDMDRLLYMTPYQAKEYGLIDRVFEKEELAHPPLPASVL; encoded by the coding sequence ATGGACATTTCCCCCATCAAGGCTGTTCAAGCCCCATACGGCGGCGATAACTTCTACCGGACACCCCCGCCAGATTTACCTTCATTATTGTTAAAAGAGCGAATTGTCTATCTTGGGATGCCACTGGTGCCTGCTGTCACGGAACTGATAGTAGCTGAATTGCTGTATTTACAGTCTGACGATCCAGAGAAACCAATTAAAATTTACATAAACTCTACTGGCACTTCCGGTTACAGTGGCGATCCCGTCGGCTTTGAAACCGAAGCCTTCGCCATTTATGACACGATGAGATATATCAAGCCTGCCATCCACACCATCTGCATCGGTTCAGCGATGGGTATGGCAGCGATGCTTCTCAGTGCTGGAACAAAAGGTTGCCGCGCTAGTTTGCCCAACGCCTCCATTATCCTACACCAGCCTAAGAGTTACGCTCAAGGTCAAGCAACCGATATTCAAATTCGGGCGAAAGAAGTTCTGGCAAATAAAGCATCGCTGGTTGATATTCTGTCTACCACCACCGGACAGCCCCCAGAAAGAATTACCAAGGACATGGATCGGCTGTTATATATGACACCTTATCAAGCGAAGGAATACGGATTGATTGACCGAGTTTTTGAGAAAGAAGAACTCGCCCATCCGCCATTACCAGCTAGCGTCCTTTAA
- a CDS encoding vWA domain-containing protein, producing the protein MKVSLQPTLNDNSLDANQQNSQRQLSISISAIAENLDRNVPLNLCLILDHSGSMNGRPLETVKKAAIGLVDKLKKGDRLSVVVFDHRAKVLVPNQFIENPEQIKREINRLSADGGTAIDEGLRLGIEELAKGKKETISQAFLLTDGENEHGDNNRCLKFAQLSASYNLTLNTLGFGDNWNQDVLEKIADAGLGTLSYIQQPDRAVEEFSRLFTRMQTVGLTNAYLLFSLMPKVRLAELKPIAQVAPDTIELPVQYETDGRLAVRLGDLMKDVERVILANIYLGQLPEGKQAIANVQVRYDDPTDNQTGLFSPNIPIYANVVRTYQAANDPQVQQHVLALAKYRQTQLAEAKLQQGDRAGAATMLQTAAKTALQMGDKSAATVLQTSATVLQAGQDLSESDRKKTRIVSKTVLQDP; encoded by the coding sequence ATGAAGGTTAGCTTGCAGCCAACTCTGAATGATAATAGTTTGGACGCGAATCAGCAAAACAGTCAACGTCAGTTGTCAATTTCGATTTCGGCGATCGCTGAAAATCTAGATCGCAATGTCCCTCTAAATTTATGCCTAATTTTAGACCATAGTGGCTCGATGAATGGGCGACCGCTAGAAACTGTCAAAAAAGCGGCGATTGGTTTGGTTGACAAACTCAAAAAAGGCGATCGCCTGAGTGTTGTAGTTTTCGATCACCGTGCTAAGGTCTTAGTCCCCAATCAATTTATCGAAAATCCCGAACAAATCAAAAGGGAAATTAACCGACTTTCGGCGGATGGAGGAACGGCAATTGATGAAGGTTTGCGTTTGGGGATTGAGGAATTAGCAAAGGGTAAAAAAGAAACTATTTCTCAAGCTTTTCTGTTAACTGATGGTGAAAATGAACACGGTGATAATAACCGTTGTTTGAAATTTGCTCAATTGTCTGCTAGCTACAATTTGACTTTGAATACTTTGGGATTTGGGGATAATTGGAATCAGGATGTTTTAGAAAAAATCGCTGATGCTGGTTTGGGTACTTTATCTTACATTCAACAACCAGATCGGGCAGTAGAAGAATTTAGTCGGCTTTTCACCCGGATGCAAACGGTGGGATTGACGAATGCTTATTTACTATTCTCCCTAATGCCGAAAGTGCGGTTGGCAGAACTCAAACCGATCGCCCAAGTTGCGCCAGACACAATTGAGTTACCTGTACAATACGAAACTGATGGACGTTTGGCGGTGCGTTTGGGTGATTTAATGAAAGATGTAGAACGAGTGATTTTAGCGAATATTTATCTGGGACAATTGCCCGAAGGTAAACAAGCGATCGCTAATGTACAAGTCCGTTACGACGATCCCACCGACAACCAAACTGGATTATTTTCGCCAAATATCCCAATTTATGCTAATGTAGTTCGGACTTACCAAGCTGCAAACGATCCGCAAGTGCAGCAACATGTTCTCGCGTTAGCCAAATATCGCCAAACTCAACTAGCGGAAGCGAAATTACAACAAGGCGATCGCGCTGGTGCAGCGACAATGCTGCAAACTGCGGCAAAAACCGCTTTGCAAATGGGAGATAAAAGTGCCGCAACGGTGTTGCAAACTTCCGCGACAGTATTGCAAGCTGGGCAAGATTTATCAGAAAGCGATCGTAAGAAAACCAGGATTGTATCTAAAACTGTTTTGCAAGATCCTTAG
- a CDS encoding MFS transporter, which translates to MPTVNKPNQKMTATATLQRYTVLIMAIASGAAAANLYYNQPLLALIQEKLHASAHLSGFIPVLTQIGYAVGILLIVPLGDLLEKRKLILTMLGLTAVALAAAAISPNLTCLLAASLAIGITTVTPQLIVPFAAQLAKPQERGKVVGMVMSGLLIGILLARTISGFVGASLGWRAMYWLASGLMILLAVTLSKLLPKSQSSVQVSYSRLMKSLFELIQQPVLQETALAGAMSFGAFSAFWSTLVFLLAQPPYHYGSEVTGLFGLVGVVGAAAAPLVGKLADKRSPKLTVGLGLLITTSSFILFWVFGHQLIGLIVGVILLDLGVQTTMVSNQARIYSCKSELHSRLNALYITFYFLGGALGSFLGAYGWNHWQWQGVCLFALLMLAVAFTIFFKRNKRKGDNT; encoded by the coding sequence ATGCCAACCGTTAACAAACCCAACCAAAAAATGACAGCCACTGCAACCTTACAACGTTATACAGTCTTGATAATGGCGATCGCCAGCGGTGCTGCGGCTGCTAATTTATACTACAACCAACCTCTACTAGCACTGATACAAGAGAAGCTTCATGCTTCTGCTCACTTGTCTGGATTTATTCCCGTACTTACTCAGATCGGTTACGCGGTGGGAATTCTTCTCATCGTTCCCTTGGGTGACTTGCTAGAGAAGCGCAAATTAATTTTAACCATGTTGGGGCTAACGGCGGTAGCGTTGGCAGCAGCAGCAATATCGCCGAATCTAACTTGTTTGCTTGCAGCGAGTTTAGCGATCGGCATTACAACCGTTACACCACAACTAATTGTACCCTTTGCAGCGCAACTGGCAAAACCGCAAGAGCGAGGCAAAGTTGTCGGTATGGTGATGAGCGGTTTGCTAATTGGTATTCTGTTAGCGCGAACTATTAGCGGCTTTGTGGGTGCAAGTTTGGGTTGGCGAGCGATGTATTGGCTTGCTAGCGGACTGATGATTCTTTTAGCTGTTACTTTATCCAAGTTGTTACCTAAAAGTCAATCGTCAGTGCAAGTTTCTTACTCGCGCTTGATGAAATCGTTGTTTGAGTTAATCCAACAACCAGTGCTGCAAGAAACTGCATTAGCTGGAGCGATGTCATTTGGAGCCTTCAGCGCGTTTTGGAGTACCCTTGTTTTCTTGCTGGCACAGCCACCCTATCATTACGGTAGTGAGGTTACGGGTTTATTTGGGCTAGTAGGTGTTGTAGGTGCCGCTGCTGCCCCTTTAGTTGGGAAATTAGCAGATAAACGAAGTCCGAAGTTAACCGTCGGATTGGGGCTTTTAATTACAACATCATCCTTTATTTTGTTTTGGGTATTTGGACATCAGCTTATCGGGTTAATTGTCGGGGTAATTTTACTCGATTTGGGCGTACAAACAACGATGGTTTCCAACCAAGCGAGAATCTACAGTTGCAAAAGCGAATTGCACAGTCGTTTGAATGCGCTTTACATCACCTTTTACTTTCTTGGCGGCGCTTTAGGCTCGTTTTTAGGTGCTTATGGCTGGAATCATTGGCAATGGCAAGGAGTTTGCTTATTTGCTTTGTTGATGTTGGCAGTTGCCTTTACAATCTTTTTTAAGAGAAATAAGCGCAAGGGTGATAACACTTAG
- the gloA2 gene encoding SMU1112c/YaeR family gloxylase I-like metalloprotein gives MKTTGIHHIAIICSDYERSKRFYTEVLGFSIIEETFRAQRNSYKLDLRVADNQQIELFSFPNPPQRINNPEACGLRHLAFQVEDIKQTVLELKSKGVEVENIRIDEITGKQFTFFQDPDNLPLEIYQR, from the coding sequence ATGAAAACTACGGGAATTCATCACATAGCGATTATTTGTTCTGATTATGAACGTTCAAAAAGGTTTTATACAGAAGTATTAGGCTTTTCGATTATTGAAGAGACATTTCGCGCTCAGAGAAATTCTTATAAATTAGATTTACGTGTAGCAGACAACCAGCAAATCGAGTTATTTTCTTTTCCTAATCCACCGCAAAGGATTAATAATCCCGAAGCTTGCGGATTAAGGCATCTTGCTTTTCAAGTTGAAGATATAAAGCAAACTGTTTTAGAATTAAAATCAAAAGGTGTAGAAGTAGAAAATATTAGAATTGATGAAATTACAGGTAAGCAATTTACTTTTTTTCAAGACCCAGATAATTTGCCCTTAGAAATTTACCAACGTTAA
- a CDS encoding GNAT family N-acetyltransferase: MIIREYKLSDTQAIMKLFYDTVHEINIQDYTQEQVNAWASESMDYEFWHKRLQTKLPYIAEDNGEIVGFGELEADGHIDCFYCHSKHQKKGIGSKLLSHIENTAKLRGIKRLYTEASITAKPFFQNKGFSIVKEQQVERRGVIFQNYVMEKYL; the protein is encoded by the coding sequence ATGATAATTAGAGAATATAAATTATCTGACACTCAGGCAATCATGAAACTGTTTTACGATACAGTTCATGAAATCAATATTCAAGATTACACTCAAGAACAAGTAAATGCTTGGGCATCGGAAAGTATGGATTATGAATTTTGGCACAAAAGATTACAAACCAAGCTTCCCTATATTGCTGAAGATAATGGTGAGATAGTTGGGTTTGGAGAATTAGAAGCGGATGGTCATATTGATTGTTTTTATTGTCATAGCAAACATCAAAAAAAGGGTATTGGTTCAAAACTCTTAAGTCATATAGAAAATACTGCCAAATTACGAGGAATTAAACGACTATATACAGAAGCGAGTATTACTGCAAAGCCGTTTTTTCAAAATAAGGGATTTAGCATAGTTAAGGAACAACAAGTAGAACGACGGGGAGTTATCTTTCAAAACTATGTAATGGAAAAATATCTGTGA
- the cydB gene encoding cytochrome d ubiquinol oxidase subunit II — protein MEALEHFLPQVWFVILALFLFLYVMLDGFDLGVGILSLTSDDDDRRGILMTSLGNVWDANETWLVLMGGALFGAFPLAYGTILSALYIPIMGMVFGLIFRAVAFEFREHSNRKYFWNLAFGAGSFLASLGQGFALGSVLAGISVDEAGHFIGTTWDWLNWKSILVALTLIQGYVLIGSTYLIMKTDGELQTTHNRTAKIATLTTLIGAILITISTPVFYENTRSRLFHQPEIYIFALIPILGILLIWQLFRSLQRQEERAPFIWTILIFLLSFIGLGLIVFPYIIPTQITIYQAAASSSALVFMIIFIGFLIPIMLFYNVYQYIVFRGKVTEGHYGG, from the coding sequence ATGGAGGCTTTAGAGCATTTTCTTCCTCAAGTATGGTTTGTCATTTTGGCTCTTTTCCTCTTCCTCTACGTCATGCTGGATGGTTTTGACTTAGGGGTAGGAATATTATCTTTAACTTCCGACGATGACGATCGCCGGGGCATTTTAATGACTAGTTTGGGCAACGTTTGGGATGCCAACGAAACCTGGCTAGTTCTTATGGGGGGTGCGTTATTTGGGGCATTTCCCCTCGCTTACGGCACGATTTTGAGTGCTTTGTACATCCCGATTATGGGTATGGTTTTTGGGCTAATTTTTCGTGCCGTAGCGTTTGAATTTCGGGAGCATTCAAACCGAAAATACTTTTGGAATTTAGCTTTTGGTGCAGGGAGTTTTTTAGCATCTCTTGGTCAAGGATTTGCCCTTGGGAGTGTACTTGCAGGTATTTCGGTTGATGAGGCAGGTCACTTTATCGGTACAACTTGGGATTGGCTGAACTGGAAGTCAATATTAGTAGCTTTAACTTTGATTCAAGGCTACGTTTTGATTGGTTCAACTTATCTAATTATGAAAACGGATGGGGAATTGCAGACAACTCATAACCGAACTGCGAAAATAGCGACTTTGACAACGTTAATAGGAGCGATTTTGATTACGATTTCGACTCCTGTGTTTTATGAAAATACGCGATCGCGTTTATTTCATCAACCAGAAATTTATATCTTTGCATTAATTCCCATACTGGGAATTTTGCTAATATGGCAACTTTTCCGAAGCTTGCAACGCCAAGAAGAACGCGCACCTTTTATCTGGACTATCCTCATTTTCTTACTCAGTTTTATTGGACTGGGGTTAATTGTTTTTCCTTATATCATCCCCACTCAAATCACCATTTATCAAGCTGCGGCTTCATCCAGTGCGCTGGTTTTCATGATTATCTTCATTGGTTTTCTTATTCCCATCATGCTGTTTTACAACGTCTACCAGTACATTGTTTTTCGAGGTAAAGTTACTGAGGGTCATTATGGGGGATAG
- a CDS encoding cytochrome ubiquinol oxidase subunit I: protein MDLSNTVVLSRMQFALTAIFHMLWPVLTTGMGIYLVIVEGMWLKTRNPDYYLHARFWSKLYVLNFGIGVASGIPMEFQFGTNWAPFAEATGDFFGSILGFEASMAFMLEAGFLGIMLFGWERVHPVIHYFATIMVAFGANLSIFWILSANSWLQTPAGGEMVNGKFVVHDYFQAILNPFMAKSVLHMFFATLETSLFVIGGISAWYILKNRHQAFFSKSLKIALAAAVAVAPIQIYMGHLSAEQVYHYQPTKLAAMEARWETIPAGESGDWTVIALPNEKAQKNDWEIAIPKALGYILEFKPKLSEPVLGLKEWKPEDRPHMVGLIYYAFRIMSGIGFFLATLMLWSVLQWLRGKLGAENITQQRWLLRTWMFAAPLGYIAIEAGWIVRCVGRQPWTVYGQIRTVDAASHVPASNVLTSLTSFAVVYTILFISAMYFGSRIIRIGPNLNLPIPGIEDETAVDTTPAEFVPDQRPVEAQQ, encoded by the coding sequence ATGGATTTATCTAATACAGTTGTGCTATCGCGGATGCAGTTTGCGTTAACTGCAATATTCCACATGCTATGGCCTGTCTTGACTACAGGCATGGGAATTTATTTAGTAATTGTAGAAGGAATGTGGCTGAAAACTCGCAATCCTGATTATTATCTTCATGCCCGTTTTTGGTCAAAGCTTTATGTGCTGAACTTTGGCATCGGTGTGGCATCGGGTATCCCGATGGAATTTCAGTTTGGAACCAACTGGGCACCTTTTGCTGAAGCTACAGGAGACTTTTTTGGTAGTATTTTAGGATTTGAAGCTTCGATGGCATTCATGCTAGAAGCTGGCTTTTTGGGGATCATGTTGTTCGGTTGGGAGCGCGTTCATCCTGTAATTCACTATTTCGCCACAATCATGGTTGCCTTTGGCGCAAATTTATCGATATTCTGGATTTTGAGCGCTAATTCATGGTTGCAAACTCCAGCGGGTGGAGAAATGGTTAATGGCAAGTTTGTTGTCCACGATTATTTTCAAGCGATTCTCAACCCGTTCATGGCGAAAAGTGTTTTGCATATGTTTTTCGCAACATTAGAAACTTCATTGTTTGTAATTGGTGGAATCAGCGCTTGGTATATTCTCAAAAATCGCCATCAAGCCTTTTTTAGCAAATCTTTGAAAATTGCTTTAGCAGCTGCTGTTGCTGTCGCACCGATACAAATCTACATGGGGCATTTAAGCGCCGAACAAGTATATCACTATCAACCCACAAAACTCGCAGCAATGGAAGCTCGTTGGGAAACAATCCCGGCAGGAGAATCTGGGGATTGGACTGTTATAGCGTTACCTAACGAAAAAGCTCAAAAAAATGACTGGGAAATCGCGATTCCGAAAGCATTAGGATACATTCTCGAATTTAAACCAAAACTCTCTGAACCAGTACTCGGTTTGAAGGAATGGAAACCAGAGGATCGTCCTCACATGGTCGGTTTAATTTACTACGCTTTCCGCATCATGAGCGGTATCGGTTTCTTCTTAGCAACATTAATGTTGTGGAGCGTCCTTCAATGGTTGCGTGGAAAACTTGGCGCGGAAAACATTACCCAGCAGCGTTGGTTATTGCGTACCTGGATGTTCGCAGCTCCTCTGGGATACATAGCTATAGAAGCAGGTTGGATTGTGCGCTGTGTTGGACGCCAGCCGTGGACTGTTTACGGACAGATTCGTACTGTCGATGCTGCTTCTCATGTACCAGCTAGCAACGTCTTAACCTCACTAACTAGCTTTGCTGTTGTCTACACCATTTTGTTTATTTCTGCCATGTACTTTGGCAGCCGCATTATCCGTATAGGTCCCAATTTAAATTTGCCGATACCGGGAATTGAAGACGAAACCGCAGTAGATACCACCCCTGCGGAATTTGTCCCCGATCAGCGTCCAGTAGAAGCACAACAATAG
- a CDS encoding ArnT family glycosyltransferase has protein sequence MKRFPLLPSIFLVSLALRVLAITTSLNTDEGLWIYRGSQFIKRLLEGDLTHTYLKHHPGVPNMWLVGSGMWLNCWLHKLFSGFFNLNLPSDIKACLAIEQFPINLYIIPRLIQAVVTSACMVYLYILTKRLLGQAVALCSISLLLLEPFFLAYQRYLTTDALLADFSILALLLLLLYLQNDSKRRLLLASGVFMGLATAAKIIALLLLPAIALIIVLIELGVLSSSFPQRGWKRQFKDLGLWAATIAAVFFLIFPAMWVSPGYVVNQIIKGVQQESDRGFLFFLGQITDSPGILFYPLVLLYRLSPVLQVGLLAVGTVLANPKRFRQKMPLAALAIIPLCVLLIISAFNSKIDRYISNLCLPVFALLAAVGWLQIMAVVENWFPKRKIGKWRINRGVLTAMILVVLQLTILLPHYPYYLTYYNPLLGGSSVAKHIFMIGQGEGLEKAAQWLNQLPNVKKIKVASWYSRYFSTYFHGETLPIDKRIQPGIQPWTEANRVVFYYNQLQRQLPEPKMLAYFTQQQPLYTVQLHNIDYVKVYPGPLPLAEDLKRIQVPLSLSLGEQVRLLGYDLNKTRLSANEELQITFYWQFLAPFPPDILIKINLRDRNGNLAYSGDTPLLNGYLLENQITVGKVLRDVHSLKISPDISPQRYQIEVGWLQKQQAIIGEVEVAK, from the coding sequence ATGAAACGCTTTCCTTTGTTGCCTAGTATCTTCCTTGTATCATTAGCGCTGCGTGTCTTAGCAATTACTACTTCCCTGAATACAGATGAAGGGTTGTGGATATATCGCGGAAGTCAGTTTATCAAACGCTTATTAGAGGGAGATTTAACGCACACCTATCTGAAGCATCATCCAGGTGTTCCGAATATGTGGCTTGTTGGCAGTGGTATGTGGCTGAATTGTTGGCTACACAAGCTTTTCAGTGGTTTTTTTAATTTGAATTTACCTTCAGATATCAAAGCTTGTCTGGCTATAGAGCAGTTTCCTATTAACTTATATATCATTCCGCGCCTTATACAAGCAGTAGTGACTTCCGCCTGCATGGTGTATTTGTATATACTTACCAAAAGATTGTTGGGGCAAGCGGTAGCCTTATGCTCGATTAGCCTGCTGTTATTGGAACCGTTCTTTTTAGCATATCAGCGTTACCTGACTACTGACGCGCTACTCGCAGATTTTAGTATTTTGGCGTTGCTTTTGTTGCTACTTTATCTACAAAATGATAGCAAACGCAGATTGCTTCTAGCTAGTGGTGTATTTATGGGGCTAGCGACCGCAGCTAAAATCATTGCTCTATTATTATTGCCTGCGATCGCCTTGATAATTGTGTTGATTGAATTAGGAGTACTTAGCAGTAGTTTTCCGCAAAGAGGTTGGAAGCGACAATTTAAGGATTTAGGGCTTTGGGCAGCAACTATTGCAGCCGTATTTTTCCTGATTTTTCCAGCTATGTGGGTTTCACCCGGATATGTTGTCAACCAAATAATCAAGGGTGTGCAGCAAGAGTCAGATAGGGGTTTTCTTTTCTTCTTAGGACAAATCACTGATTCTCCGGGAATTCTTTTTTATCCGCTTGTGCTGCTATATCGTCTGTCACCGGTGCTGCAAGTGGGGTTGCTGGCAGTAGGAACAGTATTGGCTAACCCAAAGCGGTTTCGGCAAAAAATGCCATTAGCTGCACTTGCGATAATTCCCTTGTGTGTTTTGTTGATTATCTCAGCATTCAATAGTAAGATTGACCGTTATATTAGTAACCTTTGCTTACCAGTGTTTGCCTTACTTGCGGCGGTAGGCTGGTTACAAATTATGGCGGTGGTTGAAAACTGGTTTCCTAAGCGTAAAATCGGTAAGTGGCGAATAAATCGCGGTGTACTGACAGCAATGATTCTGGTAGTGCTGCAACTAACAATTCTTTTACCGCACTATCCCTATTACTTAACTTATTACAACCCCTTACTGGGTGGTTCTAGCGTCGCCAAACATATATTTATGATAGGTCAAGGCGAGGGTTTAGAAAAAGCCGCTCAATGGTTGAACCAGTTACCAAATGTTAAAAAAATTAAAGTTGCTAGTTGGTATAGTAGATATTTTTCTACATATTTTCACGGTGAAACTTTACCGATTGATAAGCGCATTCAGCCAGGAATTCAACCTTGGACTGAAGCTAATCGAGTTGTTTTTTACTACAATCAATTGCAGCGTCAATTGCCAGAGCCAAAAATGCTGGCTTACTTTACCCAGCAGCAACCTTTATACACCGTGCAGTTGCATAATATTGACTATGTAAAAGTATATCCAGGTCCGCTGCCTTTAGCTGAAGATTTAAAACGCATTCAGGTTCCCTTATCTTTGTCTTTGGGTGAACAAGTACGCCTACTCGGTTATGATTTGAATAAAACTCGCCTATCTGCAAATGAAGAGCTTCAGATTACATTTTACTGGCAATTTCTCGCACCATTTCCACCAGATATATTAATTAAGATAAACTTGCGCGATCGCAACGGCAATCTTGCCTACAGTGGAGACACACCTTTGTTAAACGGGTATCTGTTAGAAAATCAAATAACCGTCGGGAAAGTCCTGCGTGATGTTCACTCCTTGAAAATTTCACCAGATATATCACCGCAACGCTACCAGATTGAGGTAGGGTGGTTGCAAAAGCAGCAAGCAATTATTGGTGAGGTTGAAGTTGCAAAATAG